One Rhododendron vialii isolate Sample 1 chromosome 2a, ASM3025357v1 genomic region harbors:
- the LOC131311809 gene encoding uncharacterized protein LOC131311809: MLMEEFKDSLCFACTPDFWRMAVLWTLALLLSYFQLLTKTLFSRKPISYPHCSPSLLPSTTKPRHPICIITGATSGLGAAAAYSLSLEGYFVVLVGRSSNLLSKVMTDIKRRNDNAHLKSFQVDLSSFASILKFKSSLELWLLDSDLHSSVQLLINNAGILATSLRFTAEGFDQIMGTNYLGAFSLTKVLLPLLENSPVPSRIVNVTSFTHRTVFGIQVDKETVSGKAFSKFKRYPCARIYEYSKLCLLLFSYELHRQFGVLGGSCPVSVVAVDPGVVKTNIMRDVPTCLRYVAFLVLNLLGLLKLPESGVRSIVDAALAPPEISGVYFFGGNGRTVSSSARSYDTKLAKELWATSCDLFRELQLAFKDSSL; encoded by the exons ATGTTGATGGAGGAGTTTAAAGACTCTCTGTGTTTCGCTTGCACACCTGATTTCTGGAGGATGGCTGTGCTGTGGACTCTCGCTCTTCTCCTCTCCTATTTCCAATTGCTCACCAAAACTCTTTTCTCTCGCAAACCCATTTCGTACCCTCATTGTTCTCCTTCGCTGCTGCCATCAACAACCAAACCAAGGCATCCTATCTGCATTATCACCGGC GCGACATCTGGGTTGGGTGCTGCAGCTGCTTATTCTCTTTCATTGGAAGGCTACTTCGTTGTCCTTG TTGGACGGTCATCTAATCTGTTATCAAAG GTTATGACAGACATTAAAAGACGAAATGACAATGCCCACCTCAAAAGTTTTCAGGTTGATTTATCATCCTTCGCGTCAATCTTGAAGTTTAAAAGCTCCTTGGAGCTGTGGCTTTTGGATTCTGATCTGCATTCATCAGTCCAACTCCTAATAAACAATGCTGGGATACTAGCAACATCGCTTAGATTCACCGCTGAAGGCTTTGATCA GATAATGGGTACCAATTACCTTGGTGCATTTTCTCTCACCAAAGTTCTATTACCACTTCTGGAAAACAGCCCGGTTCCTTCCCGGATTGTTAATGTTACATCCTTTACGCACCGGACTG tATTTGGCATACAGGTGGACAAGGAAACTGTTTCTGGAAAAgctttctcaaaattcaaaagatacCCCTGTGCTCGTATTTATGAGTACTCGAAGT TATGCCTACTGTTATTCTCTTATGAGCTTCATCGACAATTTGGTGTATTGGGAGGATCTTGTCCAGTCTCTGTCGT TGCTGTTGATCCTGGGGTAGTGAAAACTAACATCATGCGAGATGTTCCCACATGTCTTCGTTATGTGGCATTTCTAGTCTTGAATCTTCTTGGCCTTCTGAAGTTGCCTGAAAGTGGAGTCCGCTCTATTGTTGATGCTGCTCTCGCCCCACCG GAGATATCTGGAGTTTACTTTTTCGGAGGAAATGGCAGAACTGTAAGTTCATCTGCACGGTCTTATGATACAAAGCTTGCAAAGGAACTTTGGGCTACATCTTGTGATCTGTTCCGGGAATTGCAGCTGGCGTTCAAGGACAGTTCCCTTTGA